DNA from Tsuneonella dongtanensis:
TTGGCCGAGGTGGCGAGGCCTGCAATCACCTCGATCAGCCCCATCACCGGCACGGGGTTGAAGAAATGCAGCCCGATGAAGCGCGCCGGATCGGACGACCAGTTGGCCATGCGGGTGATCGGGATCGAGCTGGTGTTGCTGGCAAGTATGGCGCCCGCGCCGAGGACCTTTCCTGCGCTTTCGAAGATCGCCTGCTTGATGCGCTCGTTTTCGGTTGCCGCCTCGATGATGAACGTCGCGTCGCTCATCTGCGCAAGATCGGCGACCGGCTCGATCAGCGCGAGTGCGCTATCCGCATCGGCGGTATCGAGCTTGCCCTTGCCGACGAGCCGGGCAAGCCCCTTGGCGATCCCGGCCTTGCCTTTATCGGCGGCGGCAAGATCGATGTCGGACAGAAACACCCGATAGCCGTGCTGGGCGAGGGTCTGCGCTATGCCCGAGCCCATCTGCCCCGCCCCGATGACGCCGATCGTGTCCATGCCTGCCTCCTTCGCACTTGCAGCAAGAGCCGCGGTTAGCGAGGGTCCCGCCCGATGGCTAGCGATTAGCGCCCGGTACCCAGGTCACGTCGGCACGGCCCTCGTCGTTCTCCAGCCTGGCGAGCTGGAAGAGCAGATCGGACAAGCGGTTGACGTAGGCGAGCGCGGCCGGGTTGACCGGCTCGTGGTCGGCAAGGGCGGTCATGGCGCGCTCGGCGCGCCGGACCGCGGCGCGGGCGACGTGGACGCGGGCAGCCGCCTCGCTGCCGCCGGGTAGGACGAAACTGGTCAGAGGTTCGAGACGCTCGGTTGCCGCGTCGATTCTCGCCTCGAGCCAATCGGCCTGCGTCGGCACTATCCGCAGGGTCATTTCGCCGGGCTCGAAATCGTCACCCGGGGTAGCGAGGTCGGCACCGAGATCGAACAGGTCGTTCTGGATGCGGGTGATGTCGGACCCTGCCTCGCCGGTGAGCGCCACCGCCGCCAGACCGAGCGCGGAATTCGCCTCGTCCACGGCGCCGATCGCCTCTATCCGCGCCGAGTGCTTCGGACAGCGCGATCCGTCGACGAGCCCGGTGGTGCCATCGTCGCCGGTGCGGGTGTAAATCTTGTTGAGCTTGACCAAGGCGCGAGCGAACTCAGCGCGCCATCATGATGATCACCGCGACCACCACGATCGCGAGCGCCTGGTACTTGATGCGGTTGAACATCATCTTGTTCTGCAGGAGCTGCATTTCGTGCTGGCGTTCGGAGCCGGCCTCGATGTCCGCCCTGTGCGATTGCAGGAATGCGACGATCCCGCGCACGAGCGAATATAGCACCAGCGCCATGAGCGCGACGAGGACGATGACGAGGACGGTCTGCATGCCGTCAATCTAGGTATTCGCCGAGCGAAATGCCAGCCGGGAAGCGATGCGCGCGCAAGGAATCTGCAAGCGCGGGCCCATCCTCTCCAACCAGGCGCAGATCGCGCAATCCCGGCGATCCACGGCGCTTGGCGAGCTTGCGGCCATCGTCTTCCACCAGCAGGAGATGGTGATGCCACCGCGGCACCGGCAGGTCGAGCAGCGCCTGGAGCAGCCGGTGGATATGGGTGGCGGCAAACAGGTCACGGCCGCGCGTCACCAGCGTAACCCCGTCGGCGGCGTCATCGAGCGTCGCGGCAAGGTGATAGCTCGCGGGCGCGTCCTTGCGGACCAGAACCGGGTCACCGGCAAGATCGGGGCGGGC
Protein-coding regions in this window:
- a CDS encoding cob(I)yrinic acid a,c-diamide adenosyltransferase is translated as MVKLNKIYTRTGDDGTTGLVDGSRCPKHSARIEAIGAVDEANSALGLAAVALTGEAGSDITRIQNDLFDLGADLATPGDDFEPGEMTLRIVPTQADWLEARIDAATERLEPLTSFVLPGGSEAAARVHVARAAVRRAERAMTALADHEPVNPAALAYVNRLSDLLFQLARLENDEGRADVTWVPGANR
- a CDS encoding HIG1 domain-containing protein, with the protein product MQTVLVIVLVALMALVLYSLVRGIVAFLQSHRADIEAGSERQHEMQLLQNKMMFNRIKYQALAIVVVAVIIMMAR
- a CDS encoding 3-hydroxyacyl-CoA dehydrogenase family protein is translated as MDTIGVIGAGQMGSGIAQTLAQHGYRVFLSDIDLAAADKGKAGIAKGLARLVGKGKLDTADADSALALIEPVADLAQMSDATFIIEAATENERIKQAIFESAGKVLGAGAILASNTSSIPITRMANWSSDPARFIGLHFFNPVPVMGLIEVIAGLATSAKTIARTKALGQSLGKHVVEVQDAPGFVVNRVLMPMLNEAVFALGEGTASVADIDAACRLGLNHPMGPLQLADFIGLDTCLEIVRVLHGSTGDPKYRPAPLLLKYVEAGWLGRKAGKGFYDYSGEEPVPTR